From a region of the Leptospira kmetyi serovar Malaysia str. Bejo-Iso9 genome:
- a CDS encoding LIC_13029 family protein has translation MAEAQSQNPLKSTNLDESDLKILKSKKTSRELSVLLYRVLYRTDEVRQGAVKVLKETFLRTHTNHPELFPILDRAKFTKDMINLYKTSTTLSQDKLEMFFSAIHASFQNEIRYLVGKSTQFSFDIIFLVIETILNEMNLPENERTVNMKDRETILKNFKAYNDLSKIFNKIGNTKVVIDKKDEIITEISILHKDITIISIESMFRHILAQLLLSKKYNCGSLIEKWAQEYGMEENAPSMKRVIVETTPLTEFRLQFTNAVKILKDENELDLMFLRTLANYYASWVTQVSEQIPS, from the coding sequence ATGGCAGAAGCGCAAAGCCAGAACCCGCTCAAATCCACGAATCTCGACGAGTCCGATCTAAAGATTCTTAAATCCAAAAAAACATCGCGTGAACTTTCCGTTCTTCTGTATCGCGTTCTTTATAGAACGGACGAAGTCAGACAAGGAGCCGTTAAGGTTTTAAAGGAAACGTTTTTAAGAACTCATACGAATCATCCCGAGTTGTTTCCGATTCTCGATCGTGCGAAATTCACCAAGGACATGATCAATCTTTATAAGACTTCCACGACTTTATCCCAGGATAAATTGGAAATGTTCTTCAGCGCGATCCACGCTTCGTTTCAAAACGAGATCCGTTACTTGGTCGGTAAGTCCACACAATTCTCATTCGACATCATCTTTCTCGTGATCGAAACGATTTTAAACGAGATGAATCTTCCCGAAAACGAAAGAACCGTGAACATGAAGGATCGGGAAACGATTCTGAAGAATTTCAAGGCTTACAATGACTTATCCAAAATTTTCAACAAGATCGGAAACACAAAAGTTGTGATCGATAAAAAGGACGAGATCATCACGGAGATTTCTATTCTTCATAAGGACATCACGATTATTTCCATAGAAAGTATGTTCCGTCATATTTTGGCTCAGCTTCTGCTTTCCAAAAAATACAACTGCGGAAGTTTGATCGAAAAATGGGCGCAGGAATACGGAATGGAAGAGAACGCGCCTTCCATGAAACGTGTGATCGTGGAAACGACGCCTTTGACGGAATTCAGACTTCAGTTTACGAACGCGGTAAAAATCCTCAAAGACGAAAACGAATTGGATCTTATGTTTTTAAGAACGCTCGCGAACTACTACGCTTCCTGGGTGACCCAGGTTTCGGAACAAATCCCTTCTTAA
- a CDS encoding aldo/keto reductase, which translates to MTEKALNQSVVLNNGISMPIFGLGVWKTKSGKECTEAVLNALEAGYRHIDTAKIYSNEEDVGKAIRESGIPRKEIFITTKLWNADQGSDKARKALESSLEKLGIDQVDLYLIHFPVTSKRMDSWKELERAYHDKLCRSIGVSNYTITHLAELLKDSQITPAVNQVEYHPFLNQVDLFDYCKKHKIQLEAYSPLAHGQKIEDPKIAKIAKQYGKTPAQILIRWAIEQDIVVIPKSVKKERIIENSKVFDFKISEADMKTLNSLDENFRTCWDPSEVA; encoded by the coding sequence ATGACAGAAAAAGCTCTCAATCAATCGGTGGTTCTCAACAACGGAATTTCGATGCCGATCTTCGGACTCGGAGTTTGGAAAACCAAATCCGGGAAAGAATGTACGGAAGCCGTTCTAAACGCTTTGGAAGCGGGTTATCGACATATCGATACCGCGAAAATTTATTCCAACGAAGAGGACGTGGGCAAGGCGATTCGGGAAAGCGGAATTCCGAGAAAAGAAATTTTCATCACGACCAAACTCTGGAACGCGGATCAAGGATCGGATAAAGCGAGAAAGGCGCTCGAGTCGAGTCTTGAAAAATTAGGAATCGATCAAGTGGATCTGTATCTCATTCACTTTCCGGTCACTTCCAAAAGAATGGATTCTTGGAAAGAATTGGAAAGAGCGTATCACGATAAACTTTGCAGATCCATCGGTGTTAGTAATTATACGATAACCCATCTTGCGGAGTTGTTGAAAGATTCTCAGATCACTCCCGCGGTCAATCAGGTAGAATATCATCCTTTTCTAAATCAGGTGGACTTATTCGATTATTGCAAAAAACATAAAATTCAACTCGAGGCTTATAGTCCTCTTGCGCACGGTCAAAAGATCGAAGATCCAAAGATCGCCAAAATCGCGAAACAATACGGTAAAACACCGGCGCAAATTTTGATCCGCTGGGCCATAGAACAGGATATAGTCGTGATTCCGAAGTCCGTCAAAAAGGAAAGAATCATCGAAAACTCGAAGGTTTTCGATTTTAAAATTTCGGAAGCGGATATGAAAACCTTAAATTCTTTGGATGAGAATTTTAGAACCTGTTGGGATCCTTCCGAGGTCGCTTAA
- the truD gene encoding tRNA pseudouridine(13) synthase TruD has translation MSEHPFSGFLVYDLKQNPEDFQVEEILSSDFLRKTGKWMVFRLRKSGWNTLDALLRISKESKVSQNEIGYAGKKDRHATTVQFLSCQKPLKVPRELSQVLHLEPAGFSDKPLTPEANEGNRFVLILRNLVDKELKALQTNFEKVRETGFINYYDSQRFSRFHTEFRLPVFPFLKGDAETCLKLLLTDPYPGEKKQARDRKKNLQAAWGNWSQCEKLSGSKLENRIFSTFKRAGVPTSKTYFDMIQQFPEEELLMLLSSMQSLVWNEFVSELLISSEEISGVWIKTTTGPLFFPSQSSVKSLSLTRNLSVPGSPGIQKLEYSKNEMDALKSVLSSNGLKESDFDRSPFPKVKMNSFERNINVVPENLEMENFEEDDRNPGRKKVKISFRFPSGCYATMLVKRLTLRADI, from the coding sequence GTGTCAGAGCATCCTTTCAGCGGGTTTTTGGTCTACGATCTCAAACAAAACCCCGAAGATTTTCAAGTGGAGGAGATTCTTTCCTCCGATTTCCTTCGAAAAACAGGAAAATGGATGGTCTTCCGACTTCGAAAATCGGGTTGGAATACACTCGATGCCCTTTTGAGAATTTCCAAAGAATCCAAGGTTTCTCAAAACGAAATCGGATACGCAGGGAAAAAGGACCGGCACGCGACCACGGTTCAATTCCTCAGCTGTCAAAAACCTTTGAAGGTTCCGCGGGAACTCTCCCAAGTTTTACACTTGGAGCCCGCAGGTTTTTCCGACAAACCGCTCACCCCGGAAGCAAACGAAGGAAATCGATTTGTTCTCATTCTCAGGAATCTTGTCGATAAGGAACTCAAAGCCCTTCAAACCAATTTCGAAAAAGTCCGTGAAACCGGTTTTATCAACTACTACGATTCGCAGAGGTTCAGTCGATTTCATACGGAGTTCCGACTTCCCGTTTTTCCGTTCCTAAAAGGCGACGCGGAAACCTGTCTTAAGCTTCTTTTGACCGATCCGTATCCGGGAGAAAAAAAACAAGCCCGCGATCGAAAGAAAAATCTACAAGCCGCTTGGGGAAATTGGTCCCAATGCGAAAAACTTTCGGGAAGTAAACTGGAGAATCGAATCTTCTCGACATTCAAAAGGGCAGGGGTTCCGACATCAAAAACATACTTCGATATGATCCAACAATTTCCCGAAGAAGAATTGTTGATGTTGTTGTCTTCGATGCAATCCCTCGTTTGGAACGAATTCGTATCCGAACTTTTGATTTCGTCGGAAGAAATTTCCGGAGTGTGGATCAAAACCACGACGGGCCCTTTGTTTTTTCCGAGCCAATCTTCGGTAAAATCCTTGTCCCTTACTCGCAACCTTTCCGTTCCCGGAAGTCCGGGCATTCAAAAGTTAGAATATTCTAAAAATGAAATGGACGCGTTAAAATCCGTATTGAGCTCCAATGGTCTAAAAGAATCGGATTTCGACCGATCTCCGTTTCCGAAAGTTAAAATGAATTCTTTCGAGAGAAATATAAACGTCGTCCCCGAAAATTTAGAGATGGAAAATTTCGAAGAAGACGATCGAAATCCCGGAAGAAAAAAAGTAAAAATTTCCTTTCGATTTCCTTCCGGTTGTTATGCAACCATGCTCGTCAAACGTTTGACTCTCCGAGCCGATATATAA
- a CDS encoding MarR family winged helix-turn-helix transcriptional regulator has protein sequence MGTHYKGNSRETAVLNAFIKLSRCSDSIRQLEEKVFSKYGLTTGQFGCLETLHHLGPMCQKEIGQKIFSCEGNITQIIDNLEKRKLVQRVRSEEDRRYIIIHLTPEGSAIVQEAFPDILNSLVDKFDPLSENQLLDLGDYCKEIGLKTL, from the coding sequence ATGGGAACCCACTACAAAGGAAACAGTAGAGAAACGGCGGTCTTGAACGCATTTATCAAACTAAGCCGTTGTTCCGACTCGATCCGTCAGTTGGAAGAAAAGGTTTTCTCAAAATACGGCCTAACCACGGGCCAATTCGGATGTTTGGAAACGCTTCACCACTTGGGTCCGATGTGCCAAAAGGAAATCGGTCAAAAGATCTTTTCCTGCGAAGGAAACATTACCCAAATCATCGATAACCTCGAAAAACGAAAACTCGTGCAACGGGTGCGGAGTGAAGAGGATCGTCGTTATATCATCATTCACTTAACGCCGGAAGGAAGCGCGATCGTGCAGGAGGCGTTTCCCGACATTCTCAATTCTTTAGTCGATAAGTTCGATCCGTTGTCGGAGAATCAACTTTTAGATCTCGGTGATTATTGTAAGGAGATCGGGTTGAAGACTTTATGA
- a CDS encoding DoxX family protein, with amino-acid sequence MLQKFFKTDSDLGSLILRVVAGVVMFPHGAQKLLGWFGGYGFTGTMGYLTGVGIPTPIAFLVIIGEFFGAIGLILGLFTRLSAFGIGIIMLGAIFVGHLENGFFMNWAGTQKGEGYEYHILLIAISVVLFIKGAGKASVDSLIEEKLD; translated from the coding sequence ATGCTTCAAAAATTTTTTAAAACGGATTCGGATCTCGGATCCCTCATTCTCAGAGTAGTTGCGGGAGTCGTAATGTTCCCACACGGTGCACAAAAACTTCTCGGTTGGTTCGGCGGTTACGGTTTCACGGGAACCATGGGATATTTGACCGGAGTGGGAATTCCTACACCGATCGCATTCCTTGTAATCATCGGAGAATTTTTCGGCGCAATCGGATTGATCCTCGGATTGTTCACAAGATTATCCGCTTTCGGAATCGGGATCATCATGCTCGGAGCGATTTTTGTCGGCCACTTGGAAAACGGTTTTTTCATGAACTGGGCGGGAACTCAGAAGGGAGAAGGTTACGAATATCACATTCTCTTGATCGCAATTTCGGTCGTTCTTTTTATCAAAGGTGCGGGAAAGGCTTCCGTGGATTCTTTGATCGAAGAAAAACTCGATTAA